In Deinococcus depolymerans, the following are encoded in one genomic region:
- a CDS encoding DivIVA domain-containing protein translates to MKFTPLDVRHQEFPTRLGSYDRGAVRAFLNELSDDLETLLQQHQALRDQITGLERQLEEQRQNEDEIRRAVVAAERISHELRENAARESDLMIAQASLQRDAIVRDAENRRSELESGHQARLAALEAAFRGRFADMEREHHELIRERERVQAERFAELERAFSERHAELTSRLTAARQEYTQFLSGYRALMSSFSDLSGRHVLPEETILPAPPMPGHASLSSAPPPVDHPADLPAGLTPDRADPEPLEAGPARLAAPDLTRHALVTPPGMTSAPLGDPPNDPPVSPAGGSAQRDGPSEPALRVEGQQFL, encoded by the coding sequence GTGAAATTCACCCCACTCGACGTGCGTCATCAGGAATTCCCGACCCGGCTGGGCAGTTACGACCGGGGCGCGGTGCGCGCGTTCCTGAACGAACTGTCCGACGACCTGGAAACGCTGCTGCAGCAGCATCAGGCGCTGCGCGACCAGATCACGGGCCTGGAACGGCAGCTCGAAGAGCAGCGGCAGAACGAGGACGAGATCCGCCGGGCCGTCGTGGCGGCCGAGCGCATCTCGCACGAGCTGCGAGAGAACGCCGCGCGGGAATCGGACCTGATGATCGCCCAGGCCAGCCTGCAGCGCGACGCGATCGTGCGGGACGCCGAGAACCGCCGCTCGGAGCTGGAGTCCGGACATCAGGCGCGCCTGGCGGCGCTGGAGGCCGCCTTCCGCGGGCGGTTTGCCGACATGGAACGCGAGCATCACGAACTGATCCGCGAGCGCGAGCGGGTGCAGGCCGAACGCTTCGCGGAACTGGAGCGGGCCTTCTCCGAGCGGCACGCCGAGCTGACCTCGCGCCTCACGGCCGCCCGGCAGGAGTACACGCAGTTCCTGAGCGGCTACCGGGCGCTGATGTCGTCCTTCTCGGACCTGTCCGGGCGGCACGTGCTGCCGGAGGAAACCATCCTGCCGGCCCCGCCCATGCCCGGACACGCCTCCCTGAGCAGCGCCCCACCCCCCGTCGACCACCCCGCCGACCTGCCGGCGGGCCTCACGCCGGACCGCGCCGACCCGGAGCCGCTGGAGGCCGGCCCGGCCCGTCTGGCCGCACCGGACCTGACCCGGCACGCGCTGGTCACGCCGCCCGGCATGACCTCCGCGCCGCTCGGTGACCCGCCGAACGATCCGCCCGTCAGTCCGGCCGGCGGGTCGGCGCAGCGGGACGGTCCCTCGGAACCCGCGCTGCGCGTCGAGGGACAGCAGTTCCTGTGA
- a CDS encoding cytochrome P450 produces MSAAPQRAALRGRVPGSVPTRTLPVSDPAFVRDPYPLLAQLRADAPVFVDPALDRVVLTRHADISAALRDRRLGRSALHRYSRDELGWPRPDPAQANFDAFNTNHLLDSEPPKHTRLRSLVGLAFTPRRVEALQGRIETLLAEQLDGLREQGTFDLVSAYAEPLPVTVIAELLGVPEEHRAQLRPWSAAIVKLYEPSAGAAEQAAAERAVLDFSALLRELAAQRRAEPRDDLITALVQVEQDGDRLTAQELIDTCILLLNAGHEASVNGLSAGVQALLRDRRHWETLVQAAPHEGSLPVFRRAVEELLRFDTPLPMFERIVLDPVTLGGADLRPGDRVSLLYASGNRDPQRFDAPDDLRLDRDPNPHLTFGLGIHYCLGAPLARLELAMSLRALCRALPDLHLGGPDAAQYTGGFVIRGLDRLTVQVG; encoded by the coding sequence GTGAGTGCCGCCCCGCAACGCGCCGCGCTGCGCGGGCGTGTGCCGGGCAGCGTGCCGACCCGCACGCTGCCGGTGTCGGACCCGGCGTTCGTGCGTGACCCGTACCCGCTGCTGGCGCAGCTGCGCGCCGACGCGCCGGTGTTCGTGGACCCGGCGCTCGACCGGGTGGTGCTGACCCGGCACGCGGACATCAGCGCGGCCCTGCGCGACCGGCGGCTGGGCCGCAGCGCCCTGCACCGCTACTCGCGCGACGAGCTGGGCTGGCCGCGCCCGGACCCGGCGCAGGCGAACTTCGACGCGTTCAACACCAACCACCTGCTCGACAGCGAGCCGCCCAAGCACACGCGCCTGCGCTCGCTGGTGGGGCTGGCCTTCACGCCCCGGCGCGTGGAGGCCCTGCAGGGCCGCATCGAGACGCTGCTCGCCGAGCAGCTCGACGGCCTGCGCGAACAGGGCACCTTCGATCTGGTGAGCGCCTACGCCGAACCGCTGCCCGTGACGGTCATCGCCGAGCTGCTCGGCGTGCCGGAGGAACACCGCGCGCAGTTGCGTCCCTGGTCGGCCGCCATCGTGAAACTGTACGAACCGTCGGCAGGGGCGGCAGAGCAGGCGGCGGCCGAGCGGGCCGTGCTGGACTTCAGTGCGCTGCTGCGCGAACTGGCCGCCCAGAGGCGAGCCGAACCGCGTGACGACCTGATCACGGCGCTCGTGCAGGTCGAACAGGACGGCGACCGCCTGACCGCGCAGGAGTTGATCGACACCTGCATCCTGCTGCTGAACGCCGGGCACGAGGCCAGCGTGAACGGCCTGAGCGCCGGCGTGCAGGCCCTGCTGCGCGACCGGCGGCACTGGGAGACGCTGGTGCAGGCCGCGCCGCACGAAGGCAGCCTGCCGGTGTTCCGCCGCGCCGTCGAGGAACTGCTGCGCTTCGACACGCCCCTGCCGATGTTCGAGCGGATCGTGCTGGACCCCGTCACGCTGGGCGGCGCGGACCTGCGCCCCGGCGACCGCGTGAGCCTGCTGTACGCCAGCGGCAACCGCGACCCGCAGCGCTTCGACGCGCCGGACGACCTGCGCCTGGACCGCGACCCGAACCCGCACCTGACCTTCGGGCTGGGCATCCACTACTGCCTGGGCGCCCCGCTGGCCCGCCTGGAACTGGCCATGAGCCTGCGCGCCCTGTGCCGCGCCCTGCCGGACCTGCACCTGGGCGGCCCGGACGCCGCGCAGTACACGGGTGGCTTCGTGATTCGCGGCCTGGACCGCCTGACCGTGCAGGTCGGGTAG